A single genomic interval of Daucus carota subsp. sativus chromosome 1, DH1 v3.0, whole genome shotgun sequence harbors:
- the LOC108201188 gene encoding E3 ubiquitin-protein ligase UPL3 — METRSRKRAEAPPSSSSGVSTRASKRRRLTSAVANSRILTKGVSMDESSGSGHRGRRGKNHVVDKVKESSDKGKEKEIDVRVRGNEVERMLGLKIESNRDDDEDGDSEDEDSDEDGVGMLHSNLTSASSALQGLLRRLGAGLDDLLPSSAMAAASGSHQSGRLKKILVGLRADGEEGKQVEALTQLCDMLSIGTEDSLSTFPVDSFVPVLVGLLGYESNPDIMLLAARAITHLCDVLPSSCSAVVHYGAVSCFVNRLVAIQYMDLAEQSLQALKKISQEHPTACLRAGALIAVLSYLDFFSTGVQRVALSTAANICKKLPSDASDFVMDAVPILTNLLQYHDAKVVEHASICLTRITEAFASSSDNLDQLCNHGLVTQAASLISTTSSGGGQASLSTSTYTGLVHLLSTCASGSPLGAKTLLLLGISGILKNILSGSGLVAGMSATPALSRPPEQIFEIVNLANELLPPLPEGTISLPASCNIFQKGSHLKKPPASSSEVQVDSSRCSYEISTRKKLLNEQPELLQQFGMDLLPVLIQIYGSSVNGSVRHNCLSVIGKLMYFSSADMIQSLLSGTNISSFLAGVLAWKDPQVLVPALQIADILMEKLPGTFSNIFVREGVLHAVDALILPGSTSTLISQASLCELANDSITGSSRSRRYQRRGENSSLNVNSTDESKYSIPTIGSPPSATEIPSVNSNIRMAVSTCAKTFKEKYFRTNPGVVDAGVTVDLLNLKNLCTRLNAGIQDGRTKSKGTSRSTGSRIANISDSEEDKLVRVISEMLIELSKGDGVSTFEFIGSGVVDALLNYFSCGYTTKEKMSEANLSKLRQQAIRRYKSFVALALPSGVLEKNEAPMSILVQKLQNALSSSERFPVVLSHSARSSSGNVRLSSGLSALSQPFKLRLCRSQGEKSLRDYSSNVVLIDPLATLAAIEDFLWPRVQRADSVQKPAESIGNLESGKAPTGAGASSLFTPTPAYTTRRHSTRSRASIVINENTKKESLQERSTSLSKGKGKAVLKTAQEDARGPQTRHAARKKAALDKDAEMKPAEVDSSSEDEDLDISPIEIDEALVIEDDDISDEDDDDHDDLLRGDSLPLCTPDRVHDVKLGDSTESSPIGPTPSSSQTNPARGSSSRATTDKGSDSGNFRSGNSFGSRGAMSFAAAAMAGLASSNGRGIRGARDRQGRLIFGHNEQPKLVFSAAGKQLNRHLTIYQAVQRQLFLDEDDDERYNGSDFVSSDGSRLWGDIYTITYQRADSQADRGSAEAVSSTSPGKSSRTGSALNSTVNPSLQHSSLLDSILHVELPCDLEKSNPSYGILALLRVLEGLNQLAQRLRVEAATNSFAEGKISSLDEIIVTGVRVPIEEFINSKLTPKLARQIQDALALCSGSLPSWCYQLTRACPFLFPFETRRQYFYSTAFGLSRALHRLQQQQGADGLGSMNEREVRVGRLQRQKVRVSRNRILESAAKVMEMYSSQKAVLEVEYFGEVGTGLGPTLEFYTLLSHDLQKVGLGMWRSNSYDKSAVESDTVHQKDGKRISNISQASRDLIQAPLGLFPRPWPPSDGSDVGQFNKVIDYFRLLGRVTAKALQDGRLLDLPLSTAFYKLILGQELNLHDILSFDAELGKSLLELQALICRKQYLQSTRGQDHEAADIHFHGASVEDLCLDFTLPGYPNYVMKPGDEMVDINNLEEYISLAVDATVRVGIFKQLEAFRAGFNQVFDIAALQIFSPDELDYLLCGRRELWKMESLADHIKFDHGYNAKSPAIVNLLEIMGEFTPEQQRAFCQFVTGAPRLPPGGLAALNPKLTIVRKHSSTVGNMSNVPGVSESADDDLPSVMTCANYLKLPPYSTKEVMYKKLLYAISEGQGSFDLS, encoded by the exons ATGGAAACTCGTAGCCGCAAAAGGGCAGAGGCCCCTCCTTCTTCTTCATCTGGTGTGTCTACTCGTGCTTCAAAACGCCGTCGTTTAACCTCTGCTGTTGCTAATTCAAGGATCTTGACTAAAGGTGTGAGTATGGATGAGTCTTCGGGTTCGGGTCATCGCGGTCGTCGTGGCAAGAATCATGTTGTGGACAAGGTTAAGGAGAGTTCTGACAAAGGGAAAGAGAAGGAGATTGATGTTAGGGTTAGGGGGAATGAAGTTGAGAGGATGTTGGGGTTAAAGATTGAGTCGAATCGAGATGACGATGAGGATGGGGATAGTGAGGATGAGGATAGTGATGAGGATGGTGTGGGGATGTTGCATTCTAATTTGACTTCTGCAAGTAGTGCATTGCAAGGCTTGTTGAGGAGATTGGGGGCTGGATTGGATGATTTGCTTCCGTCTTCTGCAATGGCAGCTGCGTCCGGTTCTCATCAGAGTGGGAGATTGAAGAAGATTTTGGTGGGGTTGAGGGCTGATGGTGAGGAAGGGAAGCAAGTTGAGGCTTTGACTCAGCTTTGTGATATGCTTTCCATTGGGACTGAGGATTCGCTTAGTACATTCCCGGTGGATTCTTTTGTTCCGGTGCTTGTAGGGTTGTTGGGGTATGAGAGTAATCCTGATATTATGCTTCTTGCAGCTAGGGCTATTACACATTTGTGTGATGTGCTTCCGTCTTCCTGTTCGGCTGTGGTGCATTATGGTGCTGTTAGTTGTTTTGTTAACAGATTGGTTGCGATTCAGTATATGGATTTGGCTGAACAG TCTCTACAAGCTCTGAAAAAGATATCCCAGGAGCACCCAACTGCTTGCTTACGTGCCGGTGCATTGATAGCAGTGTTGTCATatcttgacttcttctcaactggAGTCCAG CGTGTGGCATTATCTACTGCTGCAAATATTTGTAAGAAGTTGCCTTCTGATGCATCTGATTTTGTAATGGATGCTGTTCCTATACTTACTAATCTACTTCAGTATCATGATGCCAAG GTTGTAGAGCATGCTTCCATCTGCCTGACTAGGATTACCGAGGCTTTCGCTTCATCTTCTGATAATCTGGACCAACTGTGCAATCATGGGCTGGTTACACAGGCAGCCTCACTAATATCTACCACTAGCTCTGGAGGCGGCCAAGCTTCTCTCAGCACATCCACATATACG GGATTGGTACACTTGCTTTCAACATGTGCAAGCGGGTCACCACTAGGAGCGAAAACTTTACTACTACTGGGGATCAGTGgcattcttaaaaatatattatctggTTCTGGTCTTGTCGCAGGCATGTCTGCAACCCCTGCTTTAAGCAGACCACCAGAGCAG ATTTTTGAGATTGTGAATCTAGCAAATGAGCTTCTTCCCCCGTTACCTGAAGGAACTATTTCTCTTCCTGCAAGTTGCAATATATTTCAAAAGGGATCTCATCTAAAGAAGCCTCCTGCTAGCAGTTCTGAAGTACAAGTAGATTCTTCTAGATGCAGTTATGAAATTTCAACTCGTAAGAAATTATTAAATGAACAGCCAGAGCTTCTTCAACAATTTGGAATGGACCTTCTTCCTGTTCTAATTCAG ATCTATGGATCTAGTGTGAATGGTTCTGTTCGTCACAATTGCCTTTCTGTTATTGGGAAGCTCATGTACTTTAGCAGTGCAGATATGATACAGTCCTTGTTAAGTGGAACAAATATATCGAG TTTCTTAGCTGGGGTTTTAGCTTGGAAGGATCCGCAAGTTTTGGTGCCTGCCCTTCAAATAGCGGATATTCTCATGGAAAAACTTCCTGGAACTTTCTCCAATATATTCGTAAGAGAAGGTGTATTGCATGCTGTAGATGCACTAATATTACCAGGATCTACCAGTACTCTGATCTCCCAGGCGTCACTATGCGAGTTGGCAAATGATTCTATAACTGGGTCCTCGCGTTCAAGACGTTACCAAAGACGAGGTGAAAACTCGAGTTTAAATGTTAACTCCACAGATGAATCCAAATATTCGATTCCAACTATTGGGTCACCTCCAAGTGCAACTGAAATTCCTTCTGTTAACTCCAATATTCGTATGGCTGTAAGTACATGTGCCAAAACTTTCAAAGAAAAGTACTTCCGCACGAATCCTGGTGTGGTCGACGCTGGGGTTACAGTTgatcttttaaatttaaaaaacctTTGCACAAGGTTGAATGCTGGTATCCAAGATGGGAGGACTAAATCAAAAGGAACATCCAGATCTACGGGTTCACGTATTGCTAATATTTCTGATAGTGAAGAAGATAAATTGGTTAGGGTGATATCCGAGATGCTAATTGAGCTAAGCAAAGGGGATGGTGTGTCCACTTTTGAATTCATTGGTAGTGGTGTAGTGGATGCTCTGCTGAACTACTTCTCCTGTGGATACACTACCAAGGAGAAAATGTCAGAAGCTAATCTGTCTAAGCTCCGACAACAAGCAATTAGAAGGTATAAATCATTTGTTGCACTTGCACTTCCTTCAGGTGTTCTTGAAAAAAATGAAGCGCCAATGAGTATCTTAGTTCAGAAGCTTCAAAATGCATTGTCCTCCTCTGAGCGTTTTCCTGTCGTACTGAGCCATAGTGCAAGATCGTCTAGTGGTAATGTCCGACTCTCTTCTGGTCTGAGTGCTCTGTCTCAGCCATTCAAGTTGCGGCTGTGTAGATCACAAGGAGAAAAATCTCTCCGTGATTATTCGTCAAACGTTGTTCTGATTGATCCGTTAGCGACTCTAGCTGCTATTGAAGACTTCCTATGGCCTCGAGTACAACGAGCTGATAGTGTTCAGAAGCCTGCAGAGTCTATTGGGAATCTTGAGTCTGGAAAAGCTCCTACTGGAGCTGGTGCTTCATCACTATTTACTCCAACCCCCGCTTATACTACGCGTCGTCATTCAACAAGATCTAGAGCATCTATCgttattaatgaaaataccaaGAAGGAATCATTACAGGAGAGGAGCACAAGCTTATCTAAAGGGAAGGGCAAAGCTGTTTTGAAGACAGCTCAAGAGGATGCAAGAGGACCTCAGACAAGACATGCTGCTCGTAAAAAAGCGGCTCTGGATAAAGATGCTGAAATGAAACCTGCAGAAGTAGATTCTTCTTCTGAG GATGAAGATCTGGACATATCTCCTATTGAAATTGATGAGGCTTTAGTGATTGAAGATGATGATATCTCCGATGAGGATGATGACGACCATGATGAT CTATTGAGAGGTGATTCTCTTCCTCTTTGCACGCCGGACAGAGTGCATGATGTTAAATTAGGTGATTCAACTGAAAGTAGTCCTATTGGCCCAACACCAAGCAGTAGCCAGACAAACCCAGCTCGTGGTTCTAGCAGCAGAGCTACAACAGACAAGGGCTCGGATTCTGGTAATTTCAGGAGTGGAAATTCTTTTGGTTCAAGGGGTGCAATGTCTTTTGCTGCAGCTGCTATGGCCGGGCTTGCATCTTCAAATGGTAGAGGTATCAGGGGAGCAAGAGACCGACAGGGAAGACTCATCTTTGGTCATAATGAGCAACCCAAATTAGTTTTTTCAGCTGCTGGTAAGCAGCTAAATAGACATTTGACCATCTATCAGGCTGTGCAGAGACAGCTTTTCCTTGATGAGGATGACGATGAGAGATATAATGGTAGTGATTTTGTTTCTAGTGATGGAAGCAGACTGTGGGGTGACATCTATACCATCACATATCAGAGGGCTGACAGCCAAGCTGACAGGGGTTCAGCTGAGGCAGTAAGTTCTACATCGCCTGGTAAATCATCAAGGACGGGTTCTGCTCTTAATTCCACTGTTAATCCATCATTGCAGCACTCATCACTTTTAGATAGTATTTTGCATGTGGAATTACCTTGTGATCTTGAAAAAAGTAATCCATCATATGGCATATTGGCACTATTACGTGTATTAGAGGGATTGAATCAACTAGCACAACGTTTACGTGTCGAGGCAGCGACTAATAGTTTTGCTGAAGGAAAGATCTCTAGCTTAGATGAGATTATTGTGACAGGTGTCAGGGTTCCCATCGAGGAATTTATCAATAGTAAGCTTACTCCGAAATTAGCTCGACAGATTCAAGATGCACTCGCCCTTTGTAGTGGGAGTCTTCCATCTTGGTGCTACCAGTTGACAAGAGCATGTccattcttgtttccttttgAGACCCGGCGTCAGTATttctattctactgcttttggATTGTCTCGTGCACTGCATCGACTTCAACAGCAGCAGGGTGCAGATGGTCTTGGTTCAATGAATGAAAGAGAGGTCCGGGTTGGGAGATTACAGAGGCAGAAAGTTCGTGTATCTCGAAATCGCATTCTTGAGTCGGCAGCAAAGGTTATGGAGATGTATTCTAGTCAAAAGGCTGTTCTAGAAGTAGAATATTTTGGCGAAGTTGGTACTGGATTAGGGCCTACCTTGGAGTTTTACACCCTTTTGAGTCACGACCTACAGAAGGTTGGACTTGGAATGTGGAGATCTAATTCCTATGATAAATCAGCAGTTGAAAGTGATACAGTTCACCAGAAAGATGGGAAGAGGATAAGCAATATTAGTCAGGCATCTAGAGATCTTATTCAAGCACCTCTTGGTTTGTTCCCGCGGCCTTGGCCACCATCTGATGGCTCTGATGTTGGTCAATTTAACAAGGTAATTGATTACTTCAGACTTCTTGGTCGCGTGACAGCCAAGGCTCTTCAAGATGGACGGCTTCTGGACTTGCCATTATCTACCGCATTTTATAAGCTTATCCTTGGTCAA GAACTCAATTTGCATGACATTCTTTCTTTTGATGCCGAACTGGGGAAGTCGCTTCTAGAACTACAAGCCCTTATTTGCAGGAAACAGTATTTACAATCAACAAGAGGCCAAGATCATGAAGCTGCTGATATACACTTCCATGGGGCTTCGGTAGAAGATCTTTGTCTGGATTTTACACTGCCTGGATATCCTAATTACGTCATGAAACCAGGCGATGAGATG gttgatataaataatttggAAGAGTATATTTCCCTTGCCGTTGATGCTACTGTAAGAGTTGGGATCTTTAAACAGCTGGAGGCATTTAGAGCTGGCTTTAATCAG GTCTTTGACATCGCAGCTTTGCAAATATTTTCCCCAGACGAATTGGACTATTTGCTTTGTGGCCGTAGAGAGTTGTGGAAG ATGGAGTCGCTTGCAGATCACATTAAGTTTGATCATGGCTATAATGCAAAGAGCCCTGCAATTGTAAAT TTACTTGAGATTATGGGAGAATTTACCCCAGAGCAGCAGCGGGCTTTCTGTCAGTTTGTGACTGGTGCACCTCGGCTTCCTCCTGGCGGTTTGGCAGCACTGAATCCAAAGCTGACTATTGTGAGAAAG CATTCGTCAACTGTCGGGAACATGTCGAATGTGCCCGGTGTGTCAGAATCAGCCGATGATGATTTACCAAGTGTGATGACATGTGCAAATTACTTGAAGCTTCCTCCTTATTCTACCAAG GAAGTCATGTACAAGAAGCTACTATATGCTATAAGTGAAGGACAGGGATCTTTTGATTTGTCATGA
- the LOC108195533 gene encoding beta-galactosidase 13 has product MGLHSPNILLVLITALLAKSLVVVDATEPAISYDARSLIINGNRELLFSGSIHYPRTQPEMWPDLFEKAKLGGINVIQTYIFWNIHEAVKDKLTFEGNADIVKFFKVAQEHGLWVCLRVGPYIAAEWNQGGFPYWLREVPDISFRNYNEPFMFHMKKFTEMVINMMKKEKLFLPQGGPIILMQIENEYGAVQATYRQDGEKYINWAAEMATGLYNEVPWIMCKQPNAPPLVIETCNGRHCADTFKGTNGPNKPLMWTENWTAQYRAFGDPPSQRSAEDIAFSVANFFARGGSFVNYYMYYGGTNYGRVSSSFVTTRYYDEAPLDEFGLRRDPKFGHLRDVHRALRLSKKALFKGAKSEQKINEHVRAVIYDKPGDASICAAFLINNSTKIPATVKFRELDFYVPAKSISILPDCKTVVYNSDTVVSQHNSRNFVTVNTDNNLDWEFYREPIPTIETLPIKNPTPIELYSLTKDVSDYAWYSTSVNFDRRDLPMRPDVLPIMQIQNNGHAMVSFLNGELVGFAHGKLDAKKFTQEKPVNLRPGINHISLLCMTLGIQNSGAHMEKRWTGPDNLVIKGLNTGTLDLTDNDWGHEVGVNGEKLELFTEEGAQKVKWELDTGLGTPATWYKAYFDAPPGDDPLAITMDSMQKGQMWINGKSIGRYWASFITPLGKPSQSEYHIPRAFLKPTKNLVVVFEEAGGIPHNITILTVNRDTICTFLRETTPPSVHQFERKDNQLRPIVDDLKVGARLECPPGKVMQRVEFASFGDPVGACGMYSQGKCHSPNSQKVVEEHCLGKSSCTIPLKREAYDQKEQDTCPETFKVLAAQALCVATP; this is encoded by the exons ATGGGGTTGCATAGTCCAAACATACTGTTAGTTCTGATAACAGCATTGTTAGCTAAGTCATTAGTAGTTGTCGATGCAACAGAGCCCGCGATTTCATACGACGCCAGATCTCTAATCATCAATGGAAACAGGGAGCTGCTTTTTTCGGGTTCAATTCATTATCCCCGTACTCAACCTGAG ATGTGGCCGGATCTTTTTGAGAAGGCGAAACTTGGAGGCATAAATGTTATTCAGACTTATATTTTCTGGAACATCCATGAAGCTGTTAAAGACAAG TTGACGTTTGAAGGCAATGCAGATATAGTAAAATTCTTCAAAGTGGCTCAAGAGCATGGCTTGTGGGTATGCCTCCGTGTTGGTCCTTACATTGCAGCTGAATGGAATCAAGG AGGATTTCCATATTGGCTGAGAGAAGTTCCAGACATCAGTTTCCGTAATTATAATGAGCCTTTCATG TTCCACATGAAAAAATTTACGGAGATGGTGATAAACATGATGAAGAAAGAGAAATTGTTCTTACCTCAAGGAGGCCCTATCATCCTGATGCAAATAGAGAATGAGTACGGCGCAGTCCAGGCAACATACAGACAAGATGGGGAAAAATACATTAACTGGGCAGCTGAAATGGCAACCGGTCTGTACAACGAAGTCCCCTGGATTATGTGCAAGCAACCAAATGCCCCACCTCTAGTG ATAGAAACATGTAATGGAAGGCACTGCGCAGATACATTCAAAGGGACTAATGGTCCCAACAAGCCTCTGATGTGGACTGAGAATTGGACCGCTCA GTATCGAGCATTCGGGGATCCACCATCTCAGAGATCAGCGGAAGATATTGCTTTCTCAGTTGCTAACTTCTTTGCCAGGGGTGGAAGTTTCGTTAACTACTACATG TACTATGGTGGGACAAATTATGGGAGGGTGAGTTCATCTTTTGTGACAACTAGATACTACGATGAAGCTCCGCTTGATGAATTTG GCCTCCGAAGAGATCCAAAGTTTGGTCACCTTCGAGATGTGCACAGGGCTTTAAGGTTGTCTAAGAAAGCTCTGTTCAAGGGGGCAAAGAGTGAGCAAAAAATCAACGAACATGTCAGG GCAGTTATTTATGACAAGCCGGGAGATGCAAGCATTTGTGCAGCTTTTCTGATAAACAACAGTACCAAGATTCCGGCCACAGTGAAATTCAGGGAATTGGATTTTTACGTGCCTGCTAAATCCATCAGCATTCTACCTGATTGCAAGACTGTTGTATATAACTCTGATACG GTTGTATCCCAACATAATTCGAGAAATTTCGTTACTGTAAATACAGACAATAATCTAGACTGGGAATTCTACCGTGAACCGATCCCAACAATCGAGACTTTACCTATTAAGAACCCAACACCCATTGAGCTATATTCTTTGACAAAAGATGTTTCAGACTATGCATGGTACAGCACCAG TGTCAATTTTGATCGACGGGATCTACCAATGAGGCCGGACGTGTTGCCAATCATGCAGATTCAGAACAATGGTCATGCCATGGTTTCATTTCTCAATGGAGAACTTGTAG GATTTGCTCACGGGAAGTTGGATGCAAAGAAATTTACGCAAGAGAAACCAGTAAATCTTAGGCCAGGAATCAACCACATATCATTATTGTGCATGACATTAGGGATCCAG AACAGCGGAGCTCACATGGAGAAGAGATGGACAGGACCCGACAATCTTGTGATCAAAGGCCTCAACACTGGAACGCTTGATCTCACCGACAATGACTGGGGGCACGAG GTTGGTGTCAATGGAGAGAAGCTTGAATTGTTTACAGAGGAGGGAGCACAGAAAGTAAAATGGGAGCTAGATACAGGACTAGGAACTCCAGCAACATGGTATAAG GCATACTTTGATGCTCCGCCAGGAGACGATCCTCTTGCTATTACCATGGACTCAATGCAGAAAGGACAAATGTGGATCAATGGCAAAAGCATTGGACGTTACTGGGCATCGTTTATTACACCTCTTGGGAAGCCTTCCCAATCTGA GTATCATATTCCAAGGGCATTTTTGAAACCAACAAAGAACCTTGTTGTGGTATTTGAGGAAGCAGGAGGAATCCCTCATAATATTACAATCTTGACGGTGAACAGAGACACAATATGCACTTTCTTAAGAGAGACCACTCCACCTTCAGTTCATCAATTCGAGAGGAAAGACAACCAGTTGCGACCTATTGTCGATGACTTAAAAGTAGGCGCTCGACTTGAATGCCCTCCCGGTAAAGTCATGCAGAGAGTGGAGTTTGCGAGCTTTGGCGACCCAGTTGGTGCCTGTGGAATGTATAGTCAAGGAAAATGCCACTCTCCCAACAGCCAGAAAGTTGTTGAAGAG CATTGTTTGGGAAAGAGTTCCTGCACTATTCCACTCAAGAGGGAAGCTTACGATCAAAAGGAGCAGGATACTTGCCCAGAAACATTCAAGGTGTTGGCTGCCCAAGCACTGTGTGTCGCCACACCCTAG
- the LOC108202926 gene encoding protein kinase STUNTED has protein sequence MTVEDVINKNVLVGIRFDGHTKELLDWALVKVADPGDRVIALHVCRNSAPHSSLKEDLDGILDEYDGLCLKRKIDLTGEVLKGSSIRKVIVREAKSRAAMAVIVGISKPHTIGGWASLAKYCAKNLPITTEVLAFHKGKVVFRRSATDDSPSFLRDPKPSICLIKTPTSRDGQSEFGDSELSEIGRNSHEGILSCEDGWRESKYEDLGSFERHRKSLSALSTSSDFVQQRPGWPLLQAASISSPPIHEARKMSVVSWVMSLPNRSSSPGTPGSNSSLDSVKTEFFLGRESSNLGNSGDYDDSSKGSCEIPEALELLKTNSSSSKWFSYDVLKSSTCQFSSGHIIGKGGCNSVYKGILSDGKAIAVKISKSSREAWEDFSQEVDIMTSLNHKNITPLLGVCVEEKNLYSVYDYMAGGDLEENLNNKNKVLSWDTRLEIALGIAEGLNYLHNECSQPVIHRDVKSSNILLTKDYKPMISDFGLAIWAPTNSTFITHTDVVGTFGYLAPEYFMYGKVSDKVDVYSFGVVLLELLSGKKAIGFESPKGQESLVMWAKEKLESGDLISVLDQNLENNVDKDQIQRLALAAILCLRRSARIRPKMSQILKILRGEKDVEYRSEDQNYCDDQMNNDDEVYPESSVESHISLALLDVDEDSVSLSSTGQSSSRSLEAYLKGRWSRSLSLD, from the exons ATGACAGTTGAGGATGTTATCAACAAAAATGTTTTGGTTGGTATTCGATTCGATGGACATACCAAGGAGCTTCTTGATTGGGCTCTTgtgaaagttgctgatcctggaGACCGCGTCATTGCACTTCATGTCTGTCGAAATTCGG CACCACATTCAAGTTTGAAGGAGGATTTGGATGGTATTCTTGACGAGTATGATGGACTATGCTTAAAAAGGAAG ATAGATCTTACTGGAGAAGTCTTGAAAGGGTCTTCTATTCGAAAAGTCATAGTGAGAGAAGCGAAAAGTCGAGCAGCCATGGCTGTAATTGTGGGGATTAGTAAACCTCACACTATTGG GGGTTGGGCTTCTCTTGCTAAATACTGTGCAAAGAACCTGCCTATCACTACTGAAGTCCTGGCCTTCCATAAAGGGAAGGTTGTCTTTAGAAGGTCTGCCACTGATGACTCACCGAGTTTTCTAAGAGACCCTAAGCCAAGTATCTGTTTGATTAAAACCCCCACCTCAAGAGATGGGCAATCTGAGTTTGGTGACTCTGAGTTATCAGAAATAGGAAGGAACAGTCATGAGGGGATTTTGAGTTGTGAAGATGGATGGCGAGAGTCGAAATATGAAGACTTGGGATCTTTTGAAAGACATAGAAAATCTCTGAGTGCACTCTCAACCTCCTCGGACTTTGTTCAGCAGAGGCCTGGTTGGCCTTTACTTCAAGCAGCTAGTATATCAAGTCCGCCAATTCATGAAGCCAGGAAAATGTCTGTGGTCAGCTGGGTTATGAGCCTACCCAACAGGTCTTCCTCGCCAGGAACACCAGGATCCAACTCAAGTTTGGATTCAGTCAAGACAGAGTTTTTCCTAGGAAGAGAGAGCAGCAACCTAGGGAACAGTGGTGACTATGATGATAGTTCAAAGGGAAGTTGTGAGATACCAGAAGCTCTCGAGCTTCTCAAAACAAACTCATCTAGTAGCAAGTGGTTCAGTTATGATGTTCTGAAATCCTCCACTTGTCAATTCTCTTCAG GACATATTATTGGAAAAGGCGGGTGTAATTCTGTGTATAAGGGTATTCTTTCGGATGGCAAAGCGATAGCTGTGAAGATTTCTAAGTCTTCTAGAGAAGCATGGGAGGATTTCTCTCAAGAGGTTGATATAATGACCTCTCTGAATCATAAAAACATAACGCCTCTACTTGGTGTTTGTGTGGAAGAAAAGAATTTATATTCCGTGTATGATTATATGGCCGGAGGAGATTTAGAGGAAAATCTTAACAACAAGAACAAAGTTTTATCATGGGACACAAGGCTTGAAATAGCTCTTGGTATAGCTGAAGGTTTAAACTACCTGCATAATGAGTGTTCTCAACCTGTCATCCATAGAGATGTCAAATCTTCAAACATTCTGCTCACCAAAGATTATAAACCGATG ATATCTGATTTTGGGCTTGCGATATGGGCACCTACAAATTCAACATTCATCACTCATACTGATGTAGTAGGAACATTCGGCTATCTGGCGCCAGAATATTTTATGTATGGGAAAGTCAGTGACAAGGTTGATGTGTATTCTTTCGGTGTGGTTCTTCTTGAATTGTTATCTGGGAAGAAGGCAATTGGTTTCGAGTCACCAAAGGGTCAAGAAAGCTTGGTGATGTGG GCAAAAGAAAAATTGGAGAGTGGAGATCTAATCAGCGTATTGGaccaaaatttagaaaataatgtTGACAAGGATCAAATCCAGAGGTTAGCACTTGCTGCAATTCTCTGTCTCAGAAGATCAGCACGAATTCGTCCTAAAATGAGCCAG ATTCTGAAGATCTTAAGAGGGGAGAAAGATGTAGAATATAGATCTGAAGATCAAAATTATTGTGATGATCAAATGAATAACGATGATGAAGTTTATCCAGAGTCAAGTGTGGAGTCGCATATAAGTCTTGCATTACTTGATGTCGATGAAGACTCAGTATCCTTGAGCAGCACGGGACAAAGTAGCAGCCGTTCACTGGAAGCATACTTGAAAGGAAGATGGAGTAGATCATTAAGCTTAGACTAG
- the LOC108205603 gene encoding basic leucine zipper 23 has protein sequence MDDGELDFSNHEMFGGTNLAEIGDLPANCSMDSFFDELLKDTHACTHAHTCNPPGPDASHTHTCYHVHTKIVPASSEDKDPSDDTAESADKKSKKRPVGNREAVRKYREKKKAKAASLEDEVIRLRAINQQLVKRLQGQAVLEAEVARLKCLLVDIRGRIEGEIGAFPYQKPAKSAIYQNPGASSLPGAYVMNPCSNDQVYCLHPGAESRSEEDAVLNVEAFNGCDFENLQCLGNQSSAIDELPGCGISGSVPAINIPGGNKRKGRALGAIAN, from the exons ATGGATGATGGGGAGCTTGATTTTTCGAACCATGAAATGTTTGGGGGTACGAATTTAGCTGAGATTGGTGATTTGCCTGCTAATTGCTCGATGGATAGTTTCTTTGATGAGCTTCTGAAGGATACACATGCTTGCACCCATGCTCATACTTGTAATCCACCTGGACCTGATGCTTCGCATACACACACATGTTATCATGTGCATACCAAGATTGTTCCTGCCTCGAGTGAGGATAAGGATCCTAGTGACGATACTGCTGAGTCTGCGGATAAGAAATCGAAAAAACGGCCTGTGGGGAACCGGGAAGCAGTGCGCAAATATCGTGAAAAGAAGAAGGCAAAGGCTGCTTCTTTAGAGGATGAAGTAATTAGATTGAGAGCTATTAATCAGCAGCTAGTGAAGAGGTTGCAGGGTCAGGCTGTGTTGGAAGCTGAAGTTGCTAGGCTCAAGTGTTTACTAGTGGATATTAGGGGAAGAATTGAAGGGGAGATTGGGGCTTTTCCATATCAGAAGCCAGCTAAGAGTGCGATTTATCAGAACCCTGGGGCTTCCAGTTTGCCTGGTGCTTATGTTATGAATCCATGTAGTAACGATCAGGTGTATTGCCTTCACCCTGGGGCAGAAAGCAGAAGTGAAGAAGATGCAGTGCTTAATGTTGAAGCCTTCAATGGTTGTGATTTTGAGAATTTACAATGTTTGGGCAATCAGAGTTCAGCCATAGATGAGCTTCCTGGATGTGGTATTTCGGGCAGTGTTCCTGCCATCAATATACCTGGTGGAAATAAGAGAAAAG GGCGGGCTTTGGGAGCAATTGCAAATTGA